A window of Sphingobacterium sp. SRCM116780 contains these coding sequences:
- a CDS encoding alpha-2-macroglobulin family protein has product MKKLLLLILCICCISPIYAQKNNLSSLWKQVDSLADHQFWKELPPILSKIETEAIKRSWYDEQIKAFLYQEKVKLQTSDNTDIKVQVIQEFDDKIKQVNNKAAKAILTIQQARNYSNYLTNNYYVINQRTEIQGGTKQDFTFWTKNQFYQNIESLYKSVLIEKNTLLNESKEKWIKLIEVEKHQYLPTLYDIAVYDYIDLLEGNQQYQMSLANNQKDIRIKLVDSLYQNLIDIHQGKNNDAYLFNVYQLFQKKQSQDSLKAKELETWIAKYNHSSLKEIMIVDLINIYRNNASTASPTRQNKLDEFIQKIDAYLPRADSLNTKNYLTAIRANIFKPYVQLEVKEFNIPNKEALLKVKHQNANKIYYKIVQPKNIFNRLESELITYYDSTIFDRINTFIKNNVVLKEGVFEVRYFKDNVVHETTILLPQLPAGSYTLIYSSTPFDQGYDQKAIYGHLRLNYSQYAILNKDNKVLILDRETGEKQTGAAVKFYAIQQDKYVEQSSSRTNELGVFLNDDKNRNSFLTVNDENIIVPFNNYYYYRNQNVENNETTYDAKVFTDRSIYRPGQIVYFKAIVYKNYETIKYTVVPDKKIVVELVDANNQKVDAKTLTTNEFGSASGSFILNNGGLTGNYSIQIKEGNINQTYSFQVEEYKRPKFEVTFDEFKDKKSLGDSIFITGKAVSFNGVPLPHAQVAYTVDMIESRFRINDGFYSDSYDRIIARPRTEKIKADTILTDQDGNFKINFKSELPKDLDKKLKLTQNFRVEVSVMDVTGETNESATSLTIGNIPFNLVLTVPSQTNANNLDSIGIRALNLSGQEVLAKGKIILKKKKERTRLILPPLFSIENNYSYYNSIPQKEFLQKFPYESYGNEYTQKDEYTNLDEIEFDLAKSKKIKLPNSTDMVGMYNIEAISIVERDTIREEQNFEVFHNKLQSDQKSTLKITTDKDRYEIGDIAKISLQTDFDALQLNITSSENEKIDFKTISSNKTSIQIEIPKTTKNSLVLNFAGMKNGQLFTHTKSLDIIQKIPSLILETRTFRNKLYPGQKEQWELLIKGNNGEKLAAEVLVNMYDASLDKLKDVSPHNFSFVPNRFNYPSYSTWSYYNQNVESQFFRNDQWIDFNSQLTYDRFKTFGFNINNYDQDSRIGIRGISGISKGDANNMTSQLQRKVAGVSSSAPMTSDAGAMYDQVSEVVVVPEPEKTTTIQIRKNLQETAFFLPQLRTDKDGNVIFSFDSPESLTRWKFMALAHSKDLAIGTYTAFVETQKDLMIIPNMPRFFRETDQITLQSKVNNLSENELNAGVTLELFDALTLKSLDIIASEQQLTLSAKNSKSVEWDIKIPKNIEAITYRIAAKAGKFSDAEESTIPVLKNSMLVTETLPISVREGQVKTFEMPNLNNSSATTEPYQYTLELTSNPIYHALFALPYVNEYPYESSESIFSKFYLNSLSTHLVNQNPKIKTVFDSWKNNKQLNSKLSINDDLKSILIQETPWLQDALREEETMKNIANLFNQNSIKSNLEIDLNKLASYQSANGGFAWYPGGNQSFNISSYILTGITKLTARHVIQEFDLMDKINPILTKGLQYLDNEILYSWNRYQENNKLKPSIEQGIQYLLIRSAYPAQAKNNKLQPVIDYYLKEIDKDKLNYDLAKQAQVAIILNRYQKKSEAQLVIKQLQQKSVESEEKGMYWNQNQAGWTWFQAPIETQAMLIQAFEEVNQDKKAIENMKIWLIKNKQVRHWNSTKATVAAVDALLNYGEHWIDGQDDLRIKVAGNSLDLHGINKQAGSGYLKEVWFKTEIKPTLGTVEIAKNSPGVALGGLYYQYFEDLDKIQSSSSTIALQKELYIKKIEQLKEVLIPITATTPIQLGDIVKVRISIKTDRNLAFIHLKDMRAAGFEPTNVTSTYKYKQGLGYYESTKDAATNFFMDYLPQGSHVFEYELRANNAGKFSNGITTIQNLYAPEMSAHSVGIGVKINNK; this is encoded by the coding sequence ATGAAAAAATTACTCCTTCTGATTCTTTGTATATGCTGTATATCTCCTATATATGCACAGAAAAATAATCTTTCTTCACTTTGGAAACAGGTGGATAGCTTGGCAGATCATCAGTTTTGGAAAGAATTACCCCCTATCCTCTCTAAAATAGAAACAGAAGCAATAAAAAGAAGTTGGTATGATGAACAGATTAAAGCTTTTCTTTATCAAGAAAAAGTAAAACTACAGACATCTGATAACACCGATATAAAAGTACAAGTCATTCAAGAATTTGATGATAAGATAAAACAAGTAAATAATAAAGCCGCAAAAGCAATTTTAACAATTCAACAGGCTCGAAATTACAGTAACTATCTAACAAACAATTATTATGTTATCAATCAACGCACAGAAATACAAGGAGGAACAAAGCAAGATTTCACATTTTGGACAAAAAATCAATTTTATCAAAACATAGAATCACTCTATAAAAGTGTATTGATAGAAAAGAATACGTTGTTAAATGAATCAAAAGAAAAATGGATCAAACTGATTGAGGTTGAGAAACATCAATATCTACCCACGCTCTATGATATAGCTGTCTATGACTATATTGATCTGTTAGAAGGAAATCAGCAATATCAAATGTCCTTAGCGAATAATCAGAAAGATATTCGTATAAAATTAGTTGATAGTTTATATCAAAACTTAATCGATATCCATCAAGGAAAAAATAACGATGCCTACTTATTCAATGTCTATCAACTCTTTCAAAAGAAACAGAGCCAAGATTCACTCAAAGCCAAAGAGCTTGAAACTTGGATTGCAAAGTATAATCATTCATCGCTTAAAGAAATAATGATTGTTGATCTTATCAATATTTATAGAAATAATGCGAGTACAGCATCTCCAACTCGTCAAAATAAATTGGATGAATTCATTCAAAAAATTGATGCATACCTACCCAGAGCAGACAGCTTAAACACGAAGAATTATTTAACTGCTATCCGTGCCAACATTTTCAAACCATATGTGCAATTAGAGGTTAAAGAATTTAACATACCAAATAAAGAAGCATTGCTGAAAGTCAAACATCAAAATGCAAACAAAATTTATTACAAAATTGTACAACCTAAAAATATTTTCAACCGCCTTGAATCCGAGTTGATCACCTATTATGACAGTACGATCTTCGATAGGATCAATACATTTATCAAAAATAATGTCGTATTGAAAGAAGGTGTCTTTGAAGTAAGGTACTTCAAAGACAATGTCGTACACGAAACGACTATACTCCTACCACAATTACCTGCTGGATCCTATACCCTTATATATTCATCCACTCCATTTGATCAAGGTTATGATCAGAAAGCAATCTATGGGCATTTAAGATTAAATTACAGCCAATATGCCATTCTGAATAAAGACAATAAAGTCCTGATTTTGGATCGTGAAACTGGAGAAAAACAAACAGGTGCTGCTGTCAAATTTTATGCTATTCAACAGGATAAATACGTTGAACAATCATCATCAAGAACCAATGAGTTAGGTGTTTTTTTAAATGACGATAAAAATAGAAACTCATTTTTAACCGTTAATGATGAAAACATCATCGTTCCATTTAACAACTATTATTACTATAGAAACCAAAATGTTGAGAATAATGAGACGACCTATGATGCAAAAGTTTTCACCGATCGTTCGATTTATAGACCGGGACAGATTGTATATTTCAAAGCAATAGTTTATAAAAACTATGAAACCATTAAATATACTGTTGTTCCAGATAAAAAAATTGTGGTTGAACTCGTTGATGCAAACAATCAAAAAGTAGACGCAAAGACATTAACTACGAACGAATTTGGCTCCGCTTCAGGATCTTTTATACTCAACAACGGAGGCCTAACGGGCAACTATTCTATTCAGATCAAGGAAGGAAATATCAATCAAACTTATTCTTTTCAAGTCGAAGAATATAAGCGCCCAAAATTTGAAGTGACTTTTGATGAATTTAAAGATAAAAAGTCATTAGGAGATAGCATTTTCATTACTGGAAAAGCTGTATCTTTTAATGGAGTACCACTACCCCATGCTCAAGTAGCCTATACTGTCGATATGATAGAAAGTAGGTTTAGGATTAATGACGGATTTTATAGCGATTCTTATGACAGAATTATAGCTAGACCGAGAACCGAAAAAATTAAGGCCGACACTATCCTAACGGATCAGGATGGCAATTTTAAGATTAATTTTAAAAGTGAATTGCCGAAGGATCTTGACAAGAAATTGAAATTAACCCAGAATTTTCGTGTAGAGGTTTCAGTAATGGATGTCACAGGTGAAACGAATGAAAGCGCAACGAGCTTAACGATTGGAAATATTCCTTTTAACTTAGTGCTAACTGTCCCATCACAAACAAATGCAAATAACTTAGATTCAATTGGTATAAGAGCTCTTAATCTATCTGGACAGGAAGTATTAGCAAAAGGTAAAATAATCCTCAAAAAGAAAAAAGAAAGAACCCGATTAATTTTACCTCCTTTATTTTCTATCGAAAATAATTACAGCTATTACAACAGTATACCTCAAAAAGAGTTCTTACAGAAATTTCCGTATGAATCTTATGGAAATGAATATACCCAAAAAGATGAATATACGAATCTAGACGAAATTGAATTTGATTTAGCAAAATCTAAAAAAATAAAATTGCCGAACAGTACAGACATGGTCGGAATGTATAACATCGAAGCAATTTCTATTGTAGAACGCGATACTATTCGTGAAGAACAAAACTTTGAAGTCTTCCATAATAAGTTGCAATCCGATCAAAAATCAACCTTAAAGATAACAACAGATAAAGATCGCTATGAAATCGGAGATATTGCAAAAATAAGTTTACAAACAGATTTTGATGCGCTCCAGCTGAACATTACTTCTTCTGAAAATGAAAAAATAGATTTTAAAACTATCTCTTCAAATAAAACGAGTATTCAAATTGAAATTCCTAAAACAACTAAAAACAGTTTGGTATTGAACTTTGCAGGAATGAAGAATGGTCAATTATTTACTCATACCAAATCATTGGATATCATTCAAAAAATACCATCATTAATCCTTGAAACCAGAACGTTTCGGAATAAGTTGTATCCAGGACAAAAAGAGCAATGGGAACTTTTAATTAAGGGAAATAATGGTGAAAAATTAGCTGCTGAAGTTTTAGTGAATATGTATGATGCTTCGCTAGATAAATTAAAGGACGTTTCTCCGCATAACTTCTCCTTCGTTCCGAATCGTTTCAATTATCCATCTTACAGCACTTGGTCTTATTATAACCAGAATGTAGAAAGTCAGTTTTTCCGCAATGATCAGTGGATAGACTTTAACAGTCAGCTCACTTATGATCGATTTAAAACTTTTGGATTTAACATCAATAATTATGATCAAGATAGCAGAATAGGAATAAGAGGTATTTCTGGTATAAGTAAGGGCGATGCTAACAATATGACAAGTCAACTACAAAGAAAAGTAGCCGGAGTATCAAGTAGTGCTCCAATGACGAGCGATGCAGGAGCAATGTACGATCAAGTCTCCGAAGTTGTGGTAGTACCCGAACCTGAGAAGACAACGACGATTCAGATCCGTAAAAACTTACAAGAAACGGCATTTTTCCTTCCCCAACTTCGTACAGACAAAGATGGAAACGTTATCTTCAGTTTCGATTCTCCAGAAAGTTTAACCCGTTGGAAGTTTATGGCACTAGCACATTCCAAAGACTTAGCCATTGGTACTTATACAGCTTTTGTTGAAACCCAAAAGGACTTGATGATTATTCCCAATATGCCTCGATTCTTCAGAGAAACGGATCAGATTACACTCCAATCTAAAGTCAATAATCTTTCAGAAAATGAATTGAATGCTGGAGTTACACTGGAATTATTTGATGCGCTAACCCTGAAATCTTTGGATATCATTGCTTCAGAACAACAACTGACATTGTCAGCCAAAAATAGTAAAAGTGTTGAATGGGATATTAAAATTCCGAAAAATATAGAAGCCATTACTTACCGTATTGCAGCAAAAGCAGGGAAATTCTCGGATGCTGAGGAGTCTACGATTCCAGTTTTAAAAAACAGCATGCTCGTAACGGAAACCTTACCTATCTCGGTAAGAGAGGGACAGGTAAAAACGTTTGAAATGCCGAATTTAAACAACTCTTCTGCAACAACTGAACCCTACCAATACACGTTAGAATTAACAAGTAATCCCATCTATCATGCATTATTCGCTTTACCTTATGTCAATGAATACCCTTACGAATCATCAGAATCTATTTTTAGTAAATTCTATTTAAATTCACTGTCGACACATCTGGTGAACCAAAATCCAAAAATCAAAACAGTTTTTGATTCGTGGAAAAACAACAAGCAGTTAAATTCAAAATTGAGCATTAACGATGATCTTAAAAGTATACTGATACAAGAAACTCCTTGGCTTCAAGATGCTTTAAGAGAAGAAGAAACGATGAAAAATATAGCGAATTTATTTAATCAAAATTCCATTAAAAGCAATCTAGAAATAGATCTCAATAAACTTGCCTCTTATCAATCAGCTAACGGTGGTTTTGCTTGGTACCCAGGCGGAAATCAAAGTTTCAATATCTCAAGTTATATCTTAACGGGAATCACTAAATTAACAGCCCGTCATGTTATTCAAGAATTTGACTTGATGGATAAAATTAATCCTATCCTTACAAAAGGGTTGCAATATCTAGATAACGAGATTTTATATAGTTGGAATCGTTACCAAGAAAATAATAAGCTGAAACCAAGTATTGAACAAGGAATTCAATATTTACTGATCAGAAGTGCCTATCCAGCACAAGCAAAAAATAATAAGTTGCAACCCGTCATTGACTATTACTTGAAAGAAATCGATAAGGACAAGCTTAATTACGATTTAGCGAAGCAAGCACAAGTAGCCATCATTCTCAATCGTTATCAAAAGAAATCAGAAGCTCAACTTGTCATCAAGCAATTGCAACAAAAATCTGTGGAGTCCGAAGAAAAAGGGATGTATTGGAATCAAAATCAAGCAGGATGGACATGGTTTCAGGCACCTATTGAAACCCAAGCCATGCTCATACAAGCATTTGAAGAAGTAAACCAGGATAAAAAAGCAATTGAGAACATGAAGATCTGGTTAATCAAAAACAAACAGGTTCGTCACTGGAACTCAACCAAAGCTACTGTAGCAGCTGTAGATGCACTACTTAATTATGGTGAGCATTGGATCGATGGTCAAGATGACTTACGTATAAAAGTTGCTGGAAATTCCTTAGATCTCCATGGTATCAATAAACAAGCAGGGTCTGGCTATTTAAAAGAGGTATGGTTTAAAACCGAAATAAAACCTACACTAGGAACAGTCGAAATAGCAAAAAATAGTCCTGGCGTTGCGCTCGGAGGTTTATACTATCAATACTTCGAAGATCTAGATAAAATTCAATCATCTTCTTCTACTATTGCATTACAAAAGGAACTATACATCAAAAAAATAGAGCAATTGAAAGAAGTTTTGATCCCCATAACGGCCACTACTCCTATTCAACTTGGAGATATCGTTAAAGTCAGAATTTCAATAAAAACAGACCGCAATTTAGCGTTTATTCATTTAAAAGATATGCGTGCTGCAGGTTTTGAACCTACAAATGTAACTTCCACTTATAAATACAAACAAGGTTTGGGTTATTACGAAAGCACAAAAGATGCAGCAACGAATTTCTTTATGGATTATTTACCACAGGGAAGTCATGTATTTGAATATGAGTTAAGAGCAAATAATGCAGGTAAGTTTTCGAACGGAATAACAACTATTCAGAATTTATACGCACCGGAAATGTCAGCACATTCTGTTGGAATTGGGGTAAAAATTAATAATAAATAA
- the ppk1 gene encoding polyphosphate kinase 1, with amino-acid sequence MARKFIPRDVSWLSFNGRVLQEAADETVPLPSKIRFLGIFSNNLDEFFRVRIPGLKRAIDIKDKEANSSFFEDPQIILDEVNDIVIKQQRKFDNIWNQVQKEMAKQHVYIKDAGQLNLEQEKFVENFYSEEVESNVIPLLLDDNRPMPYLRDKSLYLGISMRKKEWEYETRFAIIEIPTTLNGRFIILPASAKEKHIILLEDIIKFNLPYIFSYFGFDEFHAHVFKITKDAEFDLDNDINTTLAEKISKGIKNRRKGKTTRFIFDKEMDPKLIEFLIKKLQLTKKDNIIPGQKIHNFKHFMDFPNVFKQTHHPIERTPFTHPQLNNTHRITDIIIKKDILLSLPYHTFRPVIDLLREAAMDPDVKTIQITAYRLASNSKIVNALINAARNGKDVIVMLELRARFDEENNLFWKERLELEGIHVLTGVPNKKVHAKLCIIKKRVGNKTVQYGFVSTGNINEKTAKLYGDYCLLTSNRSVMADINKIFHFLKKPKSNPVDVIKNCHSLLICPTDMRQGILNYIDKEMEEAKAGRKARIILKMNSLSDKILIKKLYDAAEVGVQIDMIVRGIFCATNQTKFKKAMNSISIVDEFLEHARVMYFYASGKEITYISSADWMTRNLDHRIEAAIKINSKKIKDELKDMLHIQLRDNVKARILNNQLNNHYVENKKEPCRSQIEIYNYLRKKTDEI; translated from the coding sequence ATGGCACGGAAATTCATACCTAGAGATGTCAGTTGGTTAAGTTTTAATGGAAGAGTATTACAAGAGGCAGCAGATGAAACCGTCCCTCTTCCTTCTAAAATAAGATTCTTAGGTATATTTTCCAATAACTTAGACGAATTTTTCAGGGTACGCATACCCGGATTAAAACGGGCAATTGACATTAAAGATAAAGAAGCGAATTCCTCTTTCTTTGAAGATCCACAAATTATACTCGATGAAGTCAATGATATCGTCATCAAGCAACAAAGAAAATTTGACAACATCTGGAATCAAGTACAGAAAGAAATGGCAAAACAGCATGTCTATATAAAAGATGCTGGCCAATTAAATCTGGAACAAGAAAAATTTGTTGAAAATTTCTATTCCGAAGAAGTGGAGTCCAATGTTATTCCTTTATTGTTGGATGACAATCGCCCAATGCCTTATCTACGCGACAAAAGCCTTTACCTAGGTATCTCCATGCGTAAAAAGGAATGGGAATATGAAACTAGATTTGCTATTATAGAAATCCCAACAACATTAAATGGTCGGTTTATTATTCTACCTGCTTCTGCAAAAGAAAAACATATCATTTTGCTAGAAGATATTATCAAGTTCAATCTACCTTATATTTTCTCCTATTTTGGTTTCGATGAATTTCATGCACATGTTTTCAAGATTACAAAAGATGCAGAATTTGATCTGGACAATGACATCAATACCACATTAGCGGAAAAAATTTCTAAAGGAATTAAAAATCGGAGAAAAGGGAAAACAACACGCTTTATCTTCGATAAAGAAATGGATCCCAAGCTTATTGAATTTTTAATCAAGAAATTACAATTAACGAAGAAAGATAACATTATACCAGGTCAGAAAATTCATAATTTCAAGCATTTTATGGATTTCCCTAATGTTTTTAAACAAACACATCACCCTATTGAAAGAACACCTTTTACTCATCCTCAGCTTAATAATACACATAGGATAACCGATATCATTATTAAGAAAGATATTCTGTTGTCCTTACCTTACCATACTTTCCGTCCTGTGATCGACTTATTACGTGAAGCAGCGATGGATCCAGATGTCAAAACAATACAAATCACCGCATACCGACTAGCTTCTAACAGTAAAATAGTAAATGCGTTGATTAATGCCGCTAGAAATGGAAAAGATGTTATTGTCATGTTAGAACTTCGCGCACGTTTTGATGAGGAAAACAATTTATTCTGGAAAGAACGGTTAGAACTGGAAGGTATTCATGTTTTAACAGGTGTGCCGAATAAGAAGGTGCATGCTAAGCTTTGCATCATTAAAAAAAGAGTCGGTAATAAAACGGTTCAATATGGTTTTGTGAGCACGGGGAATATCAATGAAAAAACAGCTAAATTATATGGTGATTATTGCTTACTGACAAGCAACAGAAGTGTAATGGCCGATATCAATAAAATATTCCATTTTCTTAAAAAACCAAAAAGCAATCCAGTTGATGTGATTAAAAATTGTCACAGTTTATTGATTTGCCCTACTGATATGCGTCAAGGTATACTAAACTATATCGATAAGGAAATGGAGGAAGCAAAGGCAGGCAGAAAGGCACGAATAATACTCAAAATGAATTCGCTAAGTGACAAGATTCTGATCAAGAAACTTTATGATGCGGCTGAGGTTGGTGTACAGATTGATATGATTGTGAGAGGTATATTTTGTGCAACAAATCAAACAAAATTTAAGAAAGCGATGAACAGTATCAGTATTGTAGACGAGTTCTTGGAACACGCGCGAGTTATGTATTTCTATGCTTCGGGAAAAGAAATCACCTATATTTCATCAGCAGATTGGATGACTAGAAATCTGGATCATCGTATAGAAGCTGCGATTAAAATTAACAGTAAAAAAATAAAAGATGAGCTAAAAGATATGTTGCACATTCAATTGCGAGATAATGTTAAAGCACGCATCTTGAACAATCAACTGAATAATCATTACGTAGAGAATAAAAAAGAACCCTGTCGTTCTCAAATTGAAATCTACAATTACCTGAGAAAAAAGACGGACGAAATTTAA
- a CDS encoding DJ-1/PfpI family protein, translated as MAKKILLLVGDFVEDYEAMVPFQAMGAIGIEVDAVAPDRKKGDVVPTAVHDFTGDQTYKELRGHNFGINKDFDSIQVEEYDGLYIAGGRSAEYIRLNKRVLEITKYFFDQNKPVAAICHGIQVLTAAKVLQGRTLTAYVAVGPDIELAGGTWKNIPADQAVVDGNLVTSPAWPGHQAILKEFYKLLGITISL; from the coding sequence ATGGCTAAGAAAATATTATTACTTGTTGGAGACTTTGTAGAGGACTACGAAGCCATGGTACCATTCCAAGCAATGGGTGCCATCGGTATTGAAGTTGATGCCGTAGCTCCAGATCGTAAAAAGGGAGATGTCGTACCGACAGCAGTTCATGATTTTACAGGCGATCAAACTTATAAAGAATTACGTGGACATAATTTTGGCATCAATAAAGATTTCGATAGTATCCAGGTAGAGGAGTATGACGGCCTGTATATTGCAGGGGGGCGATCAGCGGAATATATTCGATTAAATAAACGAGTTTTAGAAATAACAAAGTATTTCTTTGATCAAAATAAACCTGTTGCTGCAATTTGTCACGGAATCCAGGTGCTGACTGCGGCAAAAGTGCTTCAGGGTCGTACGCTAACCGCTTATGTCGCAGTGGGGCCTGATATCGAATTAGCTGGGGGAACCTGGAAAAATATTCCTGCAGATCAAGCGGTCGTAGATGGCAACCTGGTTACTTCGCCTGCTTGGCCAGGTCATCAGGCTATCCTTAAAGAGTTTTACAAATTATTAGGAATCACCATATCACTTTAA
- the guaB gene encoding IMP dehydrogenase, translated as MQLDPQKFVAEGLTYDDVLLIPAYSEVLPRDVDTSTFLTKKIKLNIPLVSAAMDTVTGADLAIAIAQAGGIGMLHKNMTIAEQAAEVRKVKRSESGMIQDPVTLLQTATVGDAFKIMKDHKIGGIPVIDEKGKLVGIVTNRDLRFQKDMNQPIAELMTKENLVVAPEGTDLVKAEEILQNYKIEKLPVVNQDGILKGLITFKDIQKYKYYPDAAKDTHGRLLVGGAVGVTPDTLDRVEALVKAGVDVITIDTAHGHSKGVIDKLKLVKSAFPELQVIVGNIATGAAAKALADAGADAVKVGIGPGSICTTRIIAGVGVPQLYAVYEVAKALKGTGVPLIADGGIKQTGDIAKAIAAGAHTIMAGSLFAGVEEAPGETIMYEGRKFKSYRGMGSIEAMEKGSKDRYFQDVEDDIKKLVPEGIVGRVPYKGTLAEVVYQYMGGLKASMGYCGAATIEKLQDAQFVRITGAGLRESHPHNISITKESPNYNSRG; from the coding sequence ATGCAATTAGATCCACAAAAATTCGTAGCAGAAGGACTTACCTACGACGACGTATTATTAATTCCAGCTTATTCTGAAGTTTTACCTCGTGATGTCGATACAAGTACTTTCTTGACAAAAAAAATCAAATTAAATATTCCATTAGTCTCTGCGGCAATGGACACGGTTACGGGTGCTGATTTAGCCATCGCAATCGCACAAGCGGGCGGTATTGGTATGTTACATAAAAACATGACGATTGCGGAGCAAGCTGCGGAGGTACGTAAAGTAAAGCGTTCGGAAAGTGGCATGATCCAAGATCCAGTTACTTTATTGCAAACAGCTACGGTTGGAGATGCTTTCAAAATTATGAAAGATCATAAAATTGGGGGTATTCCTGTTATCGATGAAAAAGGTAAATTAGTTGGTATTGTGACCAATCGCGATCTTCGTTTTCAAAAAGATATGAATCAGCCTATTGCAGAATTAATGACGAAAGAAAATCTTGTGGTTGCTCCAGAAGGTACAGATTTAGTGAAAGCCGAAGAGATTCTGCAAAATTATAAAATAGAAAAACTTCCAGTTGTTAATCAAGATGGTATCTTAAAAGGTCTTATTACTTTTAAAGATATTCAGAAATATAAATATTATCCTGACGCAGCGAAAGATACACATGGACGTCTTTTAGTGGGTGGGGCAGTTGGTGTTACTCCAGATACATTAGATCGCGTAGAGGCCCTCGTTAAGGCTGGCGTTGATGTCATTACCATTGATACCGCTCATGGTCACTCAAAAGGAGTAATCGATAAGTTAAAATTAGTAAAATCCGCTTTTCCTGAATTACAAGTCATTGTTGGGAATATTGCTACTGGTGCTGCAGCAAAAGCATTAGCTGATGCGGGTGCAGATGCCGTGAAAGTAGGTATTGGACCAGGTTCTATCTGTACGACACGTATCATCGCTGGTGTAGGTGTACCTCAACTATATGCAGTTTATGAAGTTGCTAAAGCACTAAAAGGTACTGGTGTTCCATTAATCGCAGATGGTGGAATTAAACAAACAGGTGATATCGCAAAAGCAATTGCCGCTGGTGCGCATACCATTATGGCTGGATCATTATTTGCAGGTGTTGAAGAAGCTCCTGGAGAGACCATTATGTACGAAGGACGTAAGTTTAAATCCTACCGTGGGATGGGGTCTATCGAAGCGATGGAAAAAGGATCGAAAGATCGTTATTTCCAAGATGTTGAAGATGATATCAAAAAACTAGTTCCTGAGGGTATTGTTGGTCGCGTTCCTTATAAAGGTACCTTGGCAGAAGTTGTTTATCAGTATATGGGTGGTTTAAAAGCTTCTATGGGATATTGTGGTGCTGCTACGATAGAAAAATTACAAGATGCACAATTTGTTCGTATTACAGGTGCTGGATTACGTGAATCACATCCACATAACATCTCGATCACCAAAGAATCTCCTAACTATAACAGTAGAGGATAA